One Glycine max cultivar Williams 82 chromosome 3, Glycine_max_v4.0, whole genome shotgun sequence DNA window includes the following coding sequences:
- the LOC100805743 gene encoding VAN3-binding protein gives MMEPKCTLINCRRPEFVPTPLPESPRVPMEFLSRSWSASALEVSKALAPHHSNSNNNTSSIPEETSVSAPNHNSNNSFSEDFSTTISSKNQFSFASSATSQLVLERIMSQSAREEVSPLTSGRLSHSSEPLNGGGSLTGTDSPPISPSDEFDDVVKFFRANNSIHPLFNGGRTSATIGNGTACSGPKTVGRWLKERREKKKEENRTHNAQLHATISVAAVAAAVAAIAAATAAGSSAPSKDEKMAKTDMAVASAATLVAAQCVEAAEAMGAERDHLASVVSSAVNVRSPDDITTLTAAAATALRGAATLKARALKEVWNIATVTPLERGIGGIGLCGKSINSNTSNTSTSDSGEIFNGENFLGSCSQELLAKGSELLKRTRKGDLHWKIVSVYIHRTGQVMLKMKSRHVAGTITKKKKNVVLDICTDLPAWPGRHLLGDGEKRRYFGLKTDARGIVEFECRNQREYDLWTQGVSRLLSVVAQRQNRYGN, from the exons ATGATGGAACCAAAGTGCACCTTAATAAACTGTCGCCGGCCGGAGTTCGTTCCGACCCCTCTGCCGGAGAGTCCTCGAGTGCCAATGGAGTTTCTGTCACGCTCATGGAGTGCCTCTGCCCTTGAGGTCTCCAAAGCTCTTGCACCTCATCACTCTAATTCCAACAACAACACTTCTTCCATTCCAGAAGAAACTTCTGTTTCTGCTCCCAACCACAACAGCAACAACTCTTTTTCTGAGGACTTCTCCACAACCATTTCTTCTAAGAATCAGttctcttttgcttcctctgcCACCTCCCAGCTCGTCCTTGAACGCATTATGTCACAGTCCGCAAGAGAG GAAGTGTCTCCATTAACTTCTGGAAGATTATCTCACAGCAGCGAGCCTTTGAATGGTGGTGGTTCCTTAACCGGAACAGATAGCCCTCCGATTTCACCTTCAGATGAATTCGACGATGTTGTTAAG TTTTTTCGGGCAAACAATTCCATTCACCCTTTATTCAATGGTGGAAGAACCAGTGCAACCATTGGCAATGGCACGGCTTGCTCAGGACCTAAAACTGTTGGAAGATGGTTGAAGGAgcgaagagaaaagaagaaagaagaaaacagaACCCACAATGCTCAGCTGCATGCCACTATTTCAGTGGCAGCAGTGGCTGCTGCTGTAGCAGCCATTGCGGCCGCAACAGCAGCTGGCTCATCTGCACCAAGCAAGGATGAGAAGATGGCAAAGACTGACATGGCTGTTGCTTCTGCAGCAACATTGGTTGCTGCACAGTGTGTAGAGGCTGCTGAAGCAATGGGGGCTGAGCGTGACCACCTTGCTTCAGTGGTTAGCTCTGCTGTGAATGTTCGTTCTCCTGATGATATCACTACTCTTACTGCTGCAGCTGCCACAG CTCTAAGAGGGGCAGCAACCTTGAAAGCAAGAGCTTTGAAGGAGGTATGGAATATTGCTACAGTGACACCACTAGAGAGAGGCATAGGGGGGATTGGACTATGTGGTAAAAGTATTAACAGCAATACCAGCAATACCAGCACTAGTGACAGTGGGGAAATTTTCAATGGAGAAAATTTTCTAGGGTCCTGCAGCCAAGAGCTACTTGCTAAGGGCAGTGAATTACTCAAGCGCACCCGTAAAG GTGATCTTCACTGGAAAATAGTGTCTGTTTATATACATAGAACTGGCCAg GTAATGCTGAAAATGAAGAGCAGACATGTTGCAGGAACCattaccaaaaagaaaaaga ATGTTGTGCTAGATATATGCACGGATTTACCAGCATGGCCAGGAAGACATCTTCTTGGCGATGGTGAGAAGCGACGGTACTTTGGATTGAAGACAGACGCAAGGGGGATTGTGGAGTTTGAGTGTCGAAATCAAAGAGAATATGACCTCTGGACACAAGGGGTTTCAAGGCTTCTTTCCGTTGTTGCACAAAGACAAAACAGATATGGAAATTGA